The Pyrus communis chromosome 5, drPyrComm1.1, whole genome shotgun sequence region TACATCAGTCTATATGCATGGTATTCTTTCGGGTATAGTGTGTGTATATAGCACATTTAAAATCCAACAACAAAGCtaaatcagagagagagagagacgaggAGGTCTATGATTCTTCGGGGTGCGTTTGGTGGGAGAAAGTTCCGAGTTCTCCTACAGTACACTAGTGGATGGAAATGCACCAGTATTTGAACAGTTAGATTGaacatattaaatttaagttaaagCAAATCAATTCTTCGGATAGATGGGTGCATCTCAAGTCCTGAAAAATGGGTCatatttgttgtgtttgtgtttgtgtttctGTCATTTTGTGTCGGGTTAACAGTCAAGCAAAAAATTGTTATACCTAATGTTTAGATATGACAAATGATATCTTATCGGGTTCTTAATAGGTGGCTCAATAACGACTCAACTCCTTAACGGGTAACTCTATAATAACTCAACTCATTAATAGGTTGACCCGAGCTTGTTATTTTTGTGCCTTTTAGTATCGAGTTAACGAATCGTGTAAGAAATTAACAAGTTGATGCATGATTCGTTGTAGAATTCGAGAAGTTATTTTGAAGATGAACCTTTTATGCTGTCACCAAAAACTATGTGCTTGACCTTAATATGATGAGAAGGACATGAAACTGATGTGAGGGTGGTTTTTATGCCAATGGTGGTGCACTGCATGCTTTGATGATATATCAAACTGCCGTGACATGAGGTGGTTTGGAAGTTTATGGGATTCGGATATATTTGTTGGTTGCATAACTTTTGTATGTTTTACGCCTGTTCCCGACAGCTTCTGGTTTAAGACATTGATAGCTGCATTTGTAGCTTTCTTGgtaaaagtaaagaaaaactaataaaaaagatttgaaaattttgagttttaatgataaggataaaataaaaagtaaaatgaatagtatcaggattgacttgtcagtgtaaaaatgtggttttttattaaagttaaAAGTACCgtaggtttttcgttaaaactcgcTAAAAGTAGATGATAGGTTACATGTAAAAATACAGTCGACGCAAAAACAGTTCCAAAGGTGGTTGCATTTTCTGTATATGGAGATCACAAAACcttattttttaattggttTTGTATAGTTATTTAtgttttgaaattaaatatGCGGTTGATGATCTCTTAAAAATGTTCATGACGAAATATAATAATGATAAAGAAGGACAATAACTCTATTTGAAAGTAATTTAGACATGCTTTGTGTATGCCTAGCTTGGAGGAGAAATAGGTGAGAGAGAtgaatttttcagtgtgtcggAAACACCACTTGGTATATCAtgcataataatataattaatcagaaatttgaaaaaaaaattccaaccaatTCTATTGTGACATTTGATGTATTAGACCGTATTCTCGACGCACTAAAAAATTTTGATGAAAGGAAACTAATGTGAAAAGAAGGAGGGAAGCGAAATGTGAGGCATTGATATATGTACCTTACTCGGGTGGTTGAAATATCTGATTTGGTTTGAGAATTGAGGTCTACACGAAATGTATGCAGTAATGCATGAGTAATTTCTCTGCTTCTTACCTAACCAAAATCAAATGATACATCCATGTCTGTGGAAATTAAATTGCTTTAGCACAGGAAAATTATGGCCACCTTTCATGGTGGCTAGATCATTGAAGATATATAATTAATGGATTCTACTCAGGGGTGTAAATTAGTAGGGATTCGTTTTAATAATTAGCCGATAACCTTttatttttagccaattacttTCATGAACTTCTATAATTAGTCAAATTTTGtcctaaattttaattttagcttaTTACTccataaatttttataaataagcCAATTTTATCCCTTGTGTTAgattttaaaagttttttttaatccaatttgTATCCATccatttttcatctttttgccCTCATACAGTTGTCATGTGTTGTTCGCATGATCAAAATGGATGGAGTAttgaatataaaattttaaaatatagtgCCAAGAGGAAAATGACTCTTTATAAAGTTCAGGGCAGTACTTGACTAAATTAAAGTTTAAGGAgaaaattgattaattataaaagtttaagaGAGTAAtcgattaaaattaaagttcatgtGAAAAATTGGCAACTCTATACAAGTTTGAGAGGTAAATCGACAAATATGTCTTGTTTTTATATAATCTCCTTCAATTCTCCCTACTATGATTCTACCTAGTTACCTCCCTTCATCACTTTTCATTTGTCATTTCTCAATCAATATACTATCACTCTATCTTcagcacaaaaaataaaaataaaaataaaaataaaaattcaagaaccaaaatagttatcaaacgagTTCCGTCTTTTCCGACGACGAGAACCATCTAAAAAAAtcgtatattattttgtttgaaaCGAAAGTTGTGATAAAACCAAGTCACTTCAGTTCAATTATACGAAACACGCTATGAAAAAGGTTAAACTGATTTATTGATGATTTAACAAAAGCCGGTCCTGCATAATGATGTTGTGTGGGCACGAATTGATTAAAGTGCGACTACAGTTTTTCTATGAATGATGGAAAGATTCAAAGAACCGAAAAATGGCACAGATGAATGATGATCGTGATGTTATAGATAAAACAAAAGCACATTACCTAATTCAGGATTCCTAAATTGAAAAATTTTGTTGGGCAACATGAAATTTATGTGATTGCAAATGATGTTAATTGCTAGGATCACTGCtgttttatttactttatgAGACATTAATTtccatcaaatcatgctttttcatgcccattttattttttgttatgatTTCGGATTTGATTGATTTTGTGTAATAGAAGAGAGAACATGTGTTCGTAATTGGTTTTATATTTTATCATGTTTATCTTTCTTATTACCTGAAACGTGATGAAACATACAAATAAATCATATGACGAGATAGAAATGATATGTGCATGGATATGTAGTCTAAAATAACTATTTAACTACTTTGCAACAGGACTTTCATGATAGTATACCGATGTCGCATTGTTCAGTAATAACATACGATATTTATAAGCTTCCTTGCTCTTAAAATGCTAAAATGACAGTATTCATGTGTCATATAAGTTGATCTCGTGCAAAAGACTCATTATAATTAGAAAATCCAATCTAATACTAAACGACAACAACAAAAACTTATCGCATTAAGTGGGTTGGctgtatgaatcttagaacACAACTGCACTTAGTTTTGTGTCAAGTTTTCCGTTAGCTCAAAGTActtcatttcttttcttaaagtcaCTTTTCAAGACTTCTTAAGTCTTCCTTTACCCATTTTGCCTTGAGCCTTTATAATTCTTCGATTCACATGCCTAAACAACCTTAACCGATTTCTCTCATTTTATCTAAAATTACGGTTACTCCTACTTTATCTCGGATATTCTCGTTCTTAATTCTGTCATTTCTTGTGTGCTCACACATCTAATGGAGTATTCTCATCTCCACTACACTCATTTTTTATACATGTTAATGTTTGACTACTAACATTCTATGCCATAAAGCATTGGCCTTATTGTCAtcttataaaaaatttctttgaattttagTAGCATACGACTGTTGCACAATACACTCAATGcgctcttccacttcatccatccagcttgtattctacGTTGAGATTCCTTCCAGTTctccgttcttttgcaagatagatttAAGATCGCGAAAACGTTCACTCTTTGATACTTTTTAACTCTAATCCTCACCGTATCTCATTTGAACCCCCATTCGCATTTAAAGTGCACTCCATATACTCTGTCTTTGACCTACTTAGACGAAGAACTTTAGAAAATCCAGTTACCAATATTAGATTAATTGGTTCATGATTTTGAGGTAAAGAACCGAAGGCTTAACTAACACCAATATATTCGTTATTAAAAGGAAGAATAGAAGTGACTGAAGAGATCATGTAAGAAAGAACCAAAACCAAGGAGCCGAAAGAACACAATTAACCATGATTTGTAGATTTGATGGTAATTTGTTGCTTGTTGACAGATAAATTAGATGGTAATTAATCAAGTTAAGACATATCAATGTTCTTGTTCAATGTTCAGTGGGGGAACGTACACTGTGTCTAACCTTTAATATCAAATGATATGACATTATCTTTACACATTTTCCCTTAATATCCTTACCAAAAATATATTCACAGTTGTGAATGTGTATATTTATTCTGCCAAGGGTTATGCTTAAGGTTCATGTTCACTAGAACTGGGCTGATTTCGTGATGAATTGCTGAAGCCATTGTGTGTGGTCTTAGCCCAACTAACACTAGTATTAGGGCCTTCGGCTATTAGGTTGAAAGCCTGGAATCACCCAAGATTAGCCCATTTTTAAGAAATTATATCGTTCATTTAGTGGATCACCTTACTCATACGACCTATACAAAATCAACCAACCCATTTACCCATGCACTCCGGCCATCCCCCACCCCCCAACCCGCATCTTGTTCGGACAGTCACATGGTGCCAGCGTGCGGGCCAAAGacgggctggtttggtattgttatgctttagaaaaaaaactgtttctattGTGttatgagaataagcagctgtgaaataaagcaacatagtgtttgataaacttttttgtaaaagtgcttttgaaaaaaaaaaaaaaaagtaatattatagtgtttgataaacttttatgtaaaacagatgtgaaaaaaagctggtttttcaaGGCTAGGTTTtgtagctttgtgtttttgactttttttttacccaaaaccgtgaaaaaaaaagctgaaactgaatgtttaccaaacgtAAAAAACCTCtcaactttttttgatagccacttttttcagaatcaactcagtaccaaactagggctTACTCCATTATTTGACCATTTGATACACATGCCAAGAAACAAGAAGAGCAAACTAaattgattatatatgtgaGGGAAAAATGGAGTAATGTTTCTTTGATTAACTTTCTCTATGAAattcttgatttttctttcggattatattaaattttaaattactacaatcaacagaaaaaataaaaataaaaaatgtataaaCACAATTGACTTTAACCCGTGTCATCTTTCGTAGCAAGCAATCCCAAGATTCCCATTCCCTTTAAAATTCTATTTCTCTTACTCCACAGTTCCACTCtttgtttaattattaattaattggtgttaaatataaataaactccttTACAAACCGTGTTTCCCTCCAAAAACTTATGTTTCCCTCCATCTACCCCTCACCACGCCACCTCCctcccacctctctctctctctctctctctctctcacgggCACACAGAAAGGTTGAGCTTTTCCATCACCAATTTCTCCATTCTCCTTTTTCCTGAATTTCTGGTGGATTCCCAGTACTTTTTACCCAAATAGCAACGATTCAGATAACTCCTCCAACTCAAaagcaaaatacaaaaaagtgaaaagaaaaaccCTATAAGATTTATTCATAGTACAACACTGAGAAGAACAAGATCAGAACAAACCCAATCCCTCTCCAACTCAAAAACCCAAATTCTCACAAATTTAAACCCCAAAACCCTTCCCATTGGAATTTAGCAATGCCAGAAAACTAGTACCCATTCAAAAGTAAGGAGCTCCCGAATTTTACCGAGAAAATTTCCGGCCATGGACAAACCCAGATTCCGCCTCCGCTGCTCCATCACCAAGCTCATCTTCTTCTGGATCGCAATCCTCCTCAccatcctcttcttcttccaccgAACCCCTTCTTCCGATCCCAACCGCCGCGTCCTCCCCAGCCTCCCCGCCTGGGAAAACGTCGTCGTCCGGTCCGCCAGGCCTCTCGCCAACTCCACCACTGGCCACTCCGTTCTCGTCACCGGCGCCGCTGGATTCGTCGGGACCCACGTCGCCCTCGCGCTCAAAAAGCGAGGAGACGGCGTCGTGGGGATCGACAACTTCAACAAGTACTACGACCCGACGCTGAAACGCCGCCGTGCTGATCTCCTCCGCCGCCATGGGATCTTCGTACTGGAAGCCGACATCAACGATTCGGAAAAACTCGTGAAGCTTTTCCGGTCGGTGAAATTCACCCACATCGTCCACCTGGCCGCCCAGGCCGGCGTTCGATACGCTCTTAGAAACCCAGCCTCGTACGTCCACAGCAACATCGCCGGATTCGTGAATCTCCTCGAAGCCTGCAAAACAGCCAACCCACAGCCGTCGATCATCTGGGCGTCGTCGAGCTCCGTGTACGGCCTCAATTCAAAAGTTCCCTTTTCCGAAACGCACCGTACGGACCAACCGGCGAGTTTATACGCGGCGACAAAGAAAGCAGGGGAAGAAATAGCACACGCGTACAATCACATATATGGGCTTTCAATTACTGGGCTGAGGTTTTTCACGGTTTATGGGCCTTGGGGTAGGCCCGATATGATGTACTATTCGTTTACTAGAGACATGTTGAGAGGGAAGCCCATTGTGGTTTTCGAGGGCCCAGGCCACAAGTCCGTGGCCCGGGACTTCACGTACATCGACGATGTCGTAAAGGGTTTGTTGGCGGCGGTGGACACGGCGGAGAAGAGCACCGGGAGCGGGGGAAAGGTGGAGAGGCCGGCACAGCTTAGGGTTTTCAATCTCGGGAACACGTTGCCGGTGCCGGTTAATGAGGTTGTGGGAATTTTGGAGAGATTGCTTGGGGTGGAGGCAAAGAAGGTAGTGGTGCCGATGCCGAGAAATGGGGACGTTTTGTTTACTCATGCTAATGTAAGCTTGGCAAGGAGGGAGCTTGGTTATGTGCCCACCACGGATTTGAAGACAGGGTTGAGGAAATTTGTGGATTGGTATCTTGATTATTATTCGGAGTCCAATTGGAAAAGTGCTTGgtaaatgtaaattttgtttgacGATGTTTATCCGTCAAATCTTaatcttggtttttttttttttttccagttagAGATGTACAATTTTACTAAGATAATGTGACTCGCGTATGGCGCTTTATCACACTAACAAAAAACAATCACTACTAGGATGCTTTATCACACTGGCAAAAAACAATCACGTCTATGCATTAACACATTCCAAAAGTTTGATCTTTTGGAACTCCACAGAATTTGGTTTATGACTAATTAGCAAAATTATTATACATAACATCGACATGCCTCGTTCTCATGTCAAAGAGGCACTAATCATGGTAACTGTCGCCATTAGCAACGAAAGGTTAAGCCTCGTATCTCAACGTAAACAGTTTGTAACACAGCTGAAACCAATTGATGTATAATTTAGGAAGTAGCCGAGTAAAGACGTAAAATTTGAGGATTATAAACCCACAAACTGAAATAAAAATTTCTATGTCTTGATAAGATGTGCTTCTTGCAAAACGTACTTCTACTAAATATTGAAATATGATCCGATGTTCATATCAATACCAAAACCTCAAGAATCGCAAACACTACAAGTCTTAGTTCAAAATTAGAGTAAAACGGACAGGCTCATCTTTCAAATAACTAGGAAAGCTATGCTGAAATCGGGGACAGTTTAAGAGTCGGCGATTGTAACCTCCACCTCAACACCAGGTTCAATAGTAATGGAAGTAATTTGCTTGACAACATCTGGTGAGCTGAACAGGTCGATAACCCTCTTGTGGACACGCAACTCAAATCTATCCCATGTGTTGGTACCTGAAAATCACCAACCATAATTTGAAGTTATAGAAACAACGTTATAACAATGACATTCAACGACCCATGAGTCAACAACGAACGACATTTCAGACTGAAGCTTACCTTCACCACAAGGGGACTTCCTGGTGGTGATGTTCAGAACCTTGGTTGGCATCCTCACGGGTCCCTTCACCCTGAGGCGCTTGTCCTTGGCACCACGAACCAGATCAGTGCATACTATAAACAAAAAAGACGTCAATCCAACAGGCTAAAGGTAGACTCATATAAGCAAATCCTAATGCTTAATGTCTAAACAAACTTAACTTTGAAACAACGGTACATGAACCCATTTCAACCGCCTTCCACCACAACGAAagtaaattgaaatttaatcacTGCAATACTATCAATCTCAGAAAACCGAAAACATTCTGGGAGACTAAGACTACAATTCGGGTATGACAAACCAAATTATCGCACCGCTCTCTCATTATATAGAAACAATGGATGAACAAACTCGATATAGAAACAGTGGATAAGCCCATTTCAAAGACCGTCAGAAAACCCAAAAGATTACGGGAGATTAAGATAACAATTTCCgatatgacaactaaaacataTCAAAAGAAAATCCCACTGGTCACTCTTATTATATACACAACATATAATATGAACAGCTCGAAGAAAATTTTCTCTAAATTTCAATTTGCAACAACAGATAAAGCTATCAAATGGGTTTTAGGCAACAGAAACAAGGTAATCATCAGCATATTACTCAGTTTCAAACGAATAATTACCCCCAAATTAAGGTGTTCCAAATAATACGAAATTATTCTGAAATGggcataaattaaaaaacaaatagcGAAAGGAGAGACCTTTCTCGAGGTTCTTGACGTTCTTAGAAGAAAGAGTAATCCTGATCTTGTGGATCTGCTCCTGAGACTCCTCAAGACCTGGTTTGGTGGGCTTCATCGCTGCGTACGCCATTTTCTTCAGTCTAACTCTTCGCTTTCCTGTGTATCCATAGCGCAATGAAAAGATTAATCGcagattttttttaactaaaactaTCAGAAATAGCACCAAAAATTACTCGATTTCTATCAGGTTTGCCAGAACTAATTCAAACAAATCTGGTAAAAACTGTGTAAGAGAGAGAAGCGGACCTGGGTGGCCGAGGAGGGAGGTCGGGAGCTGCGGCTCGTCTCTTTCTCAAAGCGGTGGGAAGGAGATGCAGTGTTTAGTAAGATTATATACGGTGGGTTATTAGGGTTTGAAATAATTATCTAtgtcatttttctaatttccaactcaatatttttataaaccaagaaaataagagttctaaaaaaaaatagaatctAGAGTTCCAAGGATTTCATggcaacggaaaaaaaaaaaaatatatatatatatatatatatatatatatatatatatcatggtAATGCATTTTTTCAGAGGTTGGGAATATCAACATATGTTTTTCAGTCTTCTCATGATCACTATTATTGTGCGATTTTATTAGCCGTATGAATCGAACCCAGAACGTGCCATGTGGAATACGAGTTTGAAATTCATCTCGAACCACTAGTCCTCTGCGTGGTAGTGAAAgggaaataattttgaattgtcCAACATTTCACTAAGAAACCTACGTGAACGAggatttccctttttttatttttttcgtttttgtaTAATGTGTCCTTATTTTAATAATTCATTGTTGAGGATTGATAGAATATGtttaatatgattttttattttagaattaCACATAACTTATCATTAACTTTCTACCTATAAAAATTAGGAAAACAAAGCGTATTAGTAATATAGTATGTACCAATAAAGAATTACATAACGTACCAAAGTTAGCATTTTATAACGTACCAAAATACATTGGTGcgtcatatttatatatttgtgcATGAATGTGTCATTTCTCATAATTAAAAGTGAATAACACTacgtttggatgaagaaatttaagattactaaggaatttaaaaatgatggaaattggaataacaagattttattttttcgaatttgtaaattttcttatttggttaacctaaaagaacaatgaaattgaatacagaatttgttatttttaaactctcaatcatagaaattgagaaatgacacctatgtacatgaaatttgaacttgggatttTGAGATCCCaaattctaagtttttttttttcacgtggaaattctaaatttctatgtttatgaatccagacaagagaattggtgcttttaaatttataaattatgacttttaccaaaattctttatttatttccctcatccaaacatagtgtacgatttttgttgtgtttttagaatttttaaaatattttttatttaagtaaCA contains the following coding sequences:
- the LOC137733746 gene encoding small ribosomal subunit protein uS10y; the protein is MAYAAMKPTKPGLEESQEQIHKIRITLSSKNVKNLEKVCTDLVRGAKDKRLRVKGPVRMPTKVLNITTRKSPCGEGTNTWDRFELRVHKRVIDLFSSPDVVKQITSITIEPGVEVEVTIADS
- the LOC137733120 gene encoding UDP-glucuronate 4-epimerase 4-like; this encodes MDKPRFRLRCSITKLIFFWIAILLTILFFFHRTPSSDPNRRVLPSLPAWENVVVRSARPLANSTTGHSVLVTGAAGFVGTHVALALKKRGDGVVGIDNFNKYYDPTLKRRRADLLRRHGIFVLEADINDSEKLVKLFRSVKFTHIVHLAAQAGVRYALRNPASYVHSNIAGFVNLLEACKTANPQPSIIWASSSSVYGLNSKVPFSETHRTDQPASLYAATKKAGEEIAHAYNHIYGLSITGLRFFTVYGPWGRPDMMYYSFTRDMLRGKPIVVFEGPGHKSVARDFTYIDDVVKGLLAAVDTAEKSTGSGGKVERPAQLRVFNLGNTLPVPVNEVVGILERLLGVEAKKVVVPMPRNGDVLFTHANVSLARRELGYVPTTDLKTGLRKFVDWYLDYYSESNWKSAW